One region of Sebastes fasciatus isolate fSebFas1 chromosome 1, fSebFas1.pri, whole genome shotgun sequence genomic DNA includes:
- the LOC141771671 gene encoding uncharacterized protein LOC141771671, which yields MVSLSSRPLSLDNDVFRDSSSSSLFSLVLADAASSEGGSSASCDSPDAGELGAVLSSSPGEEEDEEEEDEDEYEGASLHIFLGPAGEEEPASQEPKLPDFPFHPSSTFTPTLEDIEEFLREKMELVKDGLLTPKEEEESPRPCSHSPSSTAPPAASSETCSDPGSSANHCTSSPNTPQNEQNSPADLSPSAQVNPSPSTVTPPVLLGAPLVLQLQPLPLAQPPTPTGSPPGAQSGIWLTHLVMGLQGAATRQNLTLLAPQVPSATTTSTTTTLLSLHSGDPKSGDQKYVKIAPLPITMRTLEITGLTGLGGQGGGLLKAVAPRVTRLLPTERVHKCSHPGCGKMYTKSSHLKAHFRRHTGEKPYTCSWPECGWRFSRSDELSRHRRSHSGIKPYECSLCEKKFARSDHLSKHTKVHRSSRPSRIIRATV from the exons ATGGTGTCTCTCAGCAGCAGACCGCTGAGTTTGGACAATGACGTGTTCagggacagcagcagcagcagcctgttctccctcGTCCTGGCAGACGCTGCCAGCAGCGAGGGCGGCAGCTCGGCGTCCTGCGACAGCCCCGACGCCGGGGAGCTGGGCGCCGTGCTCAGCTCCAGCCCcggagaggaggaagacgaggaggaggaggacgaagatgAATACGAGGGGGCCAGTCTGCATATCTTTCTTGGACCGGCGGGAGAAGAGGAGCCTGCGAGTCAGGAGCCCAAACTGCCAGACTTCCCATTCCATCCCTCCTCCACGTTCACCCCGACCCTGGAGGACATCGAGGAGTTCTTGAGGGAGAAGATGGAGCTGGTCAAAGACGGGCTGCTGACCCctaaagaagaggaagaatcCCCTCGACCCTGCAGTCACTCTCCATCCTCCACTGCACCCCCGGCTGCTTCCTCAGAGACTTGCAGTGACCCCGGGTCTAGTGCAAATCATTGCACTTCAAGCCCAAACACTCCTCAGAACGAGCAAAACAGCCCAGCTGACCTTTCCCCTTCTGCCCAAGTGAACCCCTCACCCTCCACCGTAACCCCGCCAGTGCTCCTGGGCGCTCCGCTGGTCCTCCAGCTCCAGCCCCTCCCTCTGGCCCAGCCTCCCACCCCAACAGGCTCTCCTCCCGGGGCCCAAAGTGGCATCTGGCTCACTCATCTGGTCATGGGGCTCCAGGGTGCCGCCACCAGACAAAATCTCACCCTGCTGGCCCCGCAGGTGCCTTccgccaccaccacctccaccaccaccaccttgtTATCACTGCACAGCGGAGATCCCAAGTCAGGTGACCAGAAGTACGTGAAGATCGCCCCTCTGCCCATCACTATGAGGACTCTAGAGATCACGGGCTTGACGGGGCTTGGGGGCCAGGGCGGTGGTCTGTTGAAGGCCGTGGCCCCCCGGGTGACCAGGCTGCTGCCGACAGAGAGGGTCCATAAGTGCTCCCACCCCGGCTGTGGGAAGATGTACACCAAAAGCAGCCACCTGAAAGCTCACTTCCGCCGGCATacgggagagaaaccctacacaTGTAGCTGGCCTGAGTGTGGATGGAG GTTCTCCCGATCCGACGAATTGTCCCGTCACCGCCGCTCCCACTCCGGCATCAAGCCGTACGAGTGCTCACTGTGCGAGAAGAAGTTTGCCCGCAGTGATCACTTATCCAAACACACGAAGGTCCACCGCAGCTCCAGGCCCAGCAGGATTATCAGAGCCACCGTGTGA
- the slc45a3 gene encoding solute carrier family 45 member 3: MNKPKMQVEGTKTKDLVWKLFLVNIVSCSLEVCMAAVTVYIPPLLLQTGMEERYMTMVLGVAPVLGLISIPVIGSASDSWEGRFGRRRPFIWMLSLGVLLGLQVMPRAGRLALLMSPQHPHRLEALLQAGAVCLIEFCVNACLTVLLALLSDLFPGEEEIRRAFSVYSMMTSLGGCLGFLLPAVDWSQAPVATYLGGQESFIYTLLTFLFLSCLLPTVFIQEETGTRGGERKTVAPLRSWSSRCCSRPQCSIVTLGRCASACTSVLPRAYAACTRVPTVIWRLFVAETCSWMALMSVVIFFADFMGEELYKGVPSAEPQSQGRKHYDEGVRMASLGLFLQCVVSLLCSVLMDSWVALLGARVAYSSSAALLVFTTAFMSVSNSVVTVTVMAAVTGYTLSVLQIVPYTLLCLYHSDSQAFFTSSKPRHRQLSGNTGEPQVSVFAGGGTKGEAVSQRGICFDMAIVDSAYLLSQVVPAMCLGSIVQLANSSRAYMASACCFSLLALFCSTRVVYSHAELQR, translated from the exons atgaataaaccaAAGATGCAGGTGGAAGGTACCAAAACAAAAGACCTGGTGTGGAAGTTGTTTCTGGTGAACATTGTATCGTGCAGTCTGGAGGTGTGCATGGCTGCAGTGACCGTCTACATCccacctctgctgctgcagaccGGCATGGAGGAACGCTACATGACCATGGTGCTCG GGGTGGCTCCAGTCCTGGGTTTGATCAGTATACCCGTGATCGGCTCAGCTAGTGATTCGTGGGAGGGTCGCTTTGGTCGTCGCCGGCCGTTTATCTGGATGCTCAGTCTTGGAGTTTTACTGGGCCTGCAGGTGATGCCTCGGGCCGGGCGCCTGGCGTTGCTAATGTCCCCACAGCACCCTCACCGGCTGGAAGCTCTTCTGCAGGCCGGAGCTGTGTGTCTCATAGAGTTCTGTGTGAAC GCCTGTCTAACCGTGCTGTTGGCCCTGCTGTCGGACCTGTTCCCCGGGGAGGAGGAGATCCGCAGAGCGTTCTCAGTATATTCCATGATGACGAGTCTGGGGGGATGCCTGGG GTTCCTGCTCCCTGCCGTGGACTGGAGCCAAGCACCCGTAGCGACATACCTGGGAGGCCAGGAGTCCTTCATCTACACCCTGctcaccttcctcttcctcagctGCCTTCTCCCCACCGTCTTCATCCAGGAGGAGACGGGaaccagaggaggagagaggaagacagtCGCCCctttgagaagctggagcagcagATGCTGCTCTCGGCCTCAGTGTTCCATCGTCACACTCGGTCGATGTGCGTCAGCGTGTACGTCAGTGTTACCTCGCGCGTACGCAGCGTGCACGCGTGTGCCGACGGTCATATGGCGACTGTTTGTGGCGGAGACGTGCAGCTGGATGGCGCTGATGAGCGTCGTGATCTTCTTTGCTGACTTTATGGGGGAGGAGTTGTACAAGGGAGTGCCGAGCGCAGAGCCGCAGTCACAGGGAAGAAAACACTACGATGAAG GTGTGCGTATGGCCAGCCTGGGTCTCTTCCTGCAGTGCGTGGTATCGCTGCTGTGCTCTGTGCTGATGGACTCCTGGGTTGCTCTGCTGGGAGCCAGGGTGGCGTACAGCAGCAGTGCAGCTCTGCTGGTGTTTACCACCGCCTTCATGAGCGTCTCAAACAGCGTGGTAACGGTCACCGTCATGGCGGCCGTGACAGGATACACACTCTCCGTCCTTCAGATCGTGCCGTACACCCTGCTGTGTCTCTATCACTCAGACAGTCAG GCTTTCTTCACATCATCCAAGCCCAGACATCGACAGCTCAGCGGCAACACCGGAGAACCCCAAGTTTCAGTGTTTGCGGGTGGAGGCACCAAAGGCGAAGCAGTCTCACAGAGAGGGATCTGTTTTGACATGGCGATAGTGGACAGCGCCTACCTTCTCTCACAG GTGGTGCCGGCAATGTGCCTCGGCTCCATAGTGCAGCTGGCTAACAGTTCGAGGGCTTACATGGCCTCGGcctgctgcttcagcctgcTGGCGCTCTTTTGCTCTACCAGGGTCGTCTACAGCCACGCTGAGCTCCAACGCTGA